A window from Mesorhizobium sp. WSM2240 encodes these proteins:
- a CDS encoding asparaginase → MTDPVLVEVLRGGLVESAHRGALAVFDADRKPIWEVGDTARPVFPRSAVKAIQALPLVESGAADAYGFGDRELALACASHSGEEAHIELARSILARAGLSEAALECGAHWPSQQAAMVALAREGKMPTGLHNNCSGKHAGFICVCCNAGIDHRGYIAAGHKLQEMVREAMEDVTGAAHGPGNRGTDGCSIPTYAVPLKNLAIGFAKMATGQGLSPGRAKAAKRLFAACMAEPFYVAGTGRADTALMQSAPGRIFVKIGAEGVYCAAVPELGLGIALKCDDGAGRAAEVAISAVLASLFARNEALSAKLTELANPALTNWNGIAVGSSRPTAVLNEVRH, encoded by the coding sequence GTGACAGATCCAGTTCTCGTCGAAGTACTGCGCGGCGGCCTCGTCGAAAGCGCTCATCGCGGGGCCCTGGCCGTCTTCGACGCTGACCGCAAACCGATATGGGAGGTCGGTGATACCGCCCGCCCGGTTTTCCCGCGCTCGGCTGTGAAGGCGATTCAGGCGCTGCCGCTCGTGGAAAGCGGCGCCGCCGATGCCTACGGCTTCGGCGACAGGGAATTGGCGCTGGCATGCGCCTCGCATAGTGGCGAAGAGGCACATATCGAACTTGCCCGCTCGATTCTGGCCAGAGCCGGGTTGAGCGAAGCAGCGCTCGAATGCGGTGCGCACTGGCCCAGCCAGCAAGCCGCCATGGTCGCGCTTGCTCGAGAGGGCAAGATGCCGACCGGCCTGCATAACAATTGCTCCGGTAAGCATGCTGGCTTCATCTGCGTGTGCTGCAATGCCGGGATCGATCATCGCGGCTACATAGCAGCCGGCCACAAGCTTCAGGAGATGGTGCGCGAGGCGATGGAGGATGTGACAGGCGCGGCGCACGGGCCGGGCAACCGCGGCACCGATGGCTGCTCGATCCCGACCTATGCCGTGCCGCTGAAGAATCTCGCTATCGGTTTTGCAAAAATGGCCACGGGGCAGGGGCTGTCACCCGGCCGTGCCAAGGCGGCGAAGCGCCTGTTTGCTGCCTGCATGGCCGAGCCGTTCTATGTCGCAGGGACGGGCCGGGCCGACACGGCGCTGATGCAGTCGGCGCCCGGGCGCATTTTCGTGAAGATCGGGGCGGAAGGCGTCTATTGCGCAGCGGTGCCCGAACTGGGGCTCGGCATTGCGCTGAAATGCGACGACGGCGCCGGGCGGGCCGCCGAAGTGGCGATTTCAGCGGTGCTGGCGAGCCTGTTCGCCAGGAACGAGGCGCTCTCCGCCAAACTGACCGAACTTGCCAATCCCGCCCTGACCAACTGGAACGGTATTGCGGTCGGGAGCAGCCGGCCAACCGCCGTGTTGAACGAGGTCAGACACTGA